The genomic DNA AAGAAGTATAAGCAGGCGCCACCACCTGCGACCAGCCAAACGGAATAACGATAACAGCACCCACGGCAAACGCCCGGCTTACAACCGTAATGGCATGATACTTCTGCATCAGCGGCTTTACCAGCACCAGGTACATGCCGTAGGCAGTCGCATTCAGGATGATGAGCAAATCGCCCCAGCGGTTGCCGGTGGCGCCTGCGCCGCGAGAAGTATAAATCAGCAGGAAAGCACCGCCGCAGGCAAGTATAATGCCGCTTACTTTGGCCTTGCCCACGCGTTCTTTCAGCAGCATAGCCGAGAAGAGAAGCACGATTACGGGTGTGATCACCATCAGCAGGGCCGCATTAATAGGGGCGGTGAGGTTTAGCCCGCCGAAAAAGCAGAGCTGGTTCACGGCGATGCCCGTAATGCCGCAAAGGATGGCGCGCACGTTATCAGCACGGCCCACGATTTTTTCCTTCACCACCAGCCGCGAAAAAATCCCAAAGAAAAGTGCTGCCGAAACCACCCGGATCACGATCAACCCATACGGGCCCACGTAAGCAGGCATTACTTCTTTGGCGATACTATAATTGCTTCCGTAAATAAGCGCTACCAACAACAACGCCCCGTGCACCTGTACTTGTTTACTCATAGGGTAGCAAAGGTAAAAGGTTTGTCGGAGGATATCAGCTAAGTAGGACCTTAGAAATGCAATTATACATCGAGCAAATCATAAGGCAGGTATACTATGCGGGAAAGCCACCTGAGCGGGCGCTTTGCGGGGAATTTGCTACTTTGTAGGCTTTATTGGAGAATTATAGCCGGCCGGTTTAAATACAGCGGCTAAAACAAACGATACATGCCGGAAACAACCTTAGAAAGACGCCTTGGCCTGGGGCAAGCCACCGCCATCAACATGATCGATATGGTGGGCATCGGCCCGTTCATCACCCTGCCCATGGTGATTGGCATGATGAACGGCCCCTACTTTTTATATGCCTGGCTGGCCGGGGCGGCCTTGTCGTTTGTGGATGCCTTGGTCTGGAGCGAGCTGGGCGCAGCTTTTCCGAGAGCCGGCGGCAGCTATAATTTCCTGCGGGTAGCCTACGGCGAACAGGGTGCCGGCAAGCTGATGAGCTTTCTGTTTGTGTGGCAAACCATGATACAGGCGCCGCTGGTGATTGCCTCAGCCGCCATCGGCTTTGCGTCCTACTTTTCGTACCTGGTGCCGCTCTCTGCGCTCACCTCCAAACTGGTGAGCGGCGGGGTGGTGATCCTGATCGTGGTGCTGCTATTCCGCCGCATCGATGCCATAGGCCGTATCAGCGTGTTGCTCTGGAGCGGCGTGATCGTTACGCTGCTGTGGATCATTGGTGGGGGCATTG from Pontibacter liquoris includes the following:
- a CDS encoding DMT family transporter, whose amino-acid sequence is MSKQVQVHGALLLVALIYGSNYSIAKEVMPAYVGPYGLIVIRVVSAALFFGIFSRLVVKEKIVGRADNVRAILCGITGIAVNQLCFFGGLNLTAPINAALLMVITPVIVLLFSAMLLKERVGKAKVSGIILACGGAFLLIYTSRGAGATGNRWGDLLIILNATAYGMYLVLVKPLMQKYHAITVVSRAFAVGAVIVIPFGWSQVVAPAYTSFPAAIWAAIGFMVFGVTIIAYLFNSWALRYANASVVGAYIYLQPVLAILIAVAFGKDVFTLQKGLYALVIFAGVYLVSRTRQPEARKVEVEV